The genomic window AATTACGTGAAGACCCGTTTCATTGTCCTTGTATTCGGCGGCGAGTCCGAGTCTTTGAATGATTTGCAAACGCGTTTCCCGAAGCTCTTCGGTTCGAACCAAGGAAAGATGCGTTTTGACTCTCGCCTTTACGATCGCGGGACTGATCGGTTTCGTGATATAATCCACCGCGCCCGAATCGAACCCGTCCGCTTCGTCCTCTTCGTCCGCCATCGCGGTTACGAAGATGATGGGAATTCTAGAAGTGGAAGGTTCGGCTCTGAGAATTCTACAGGTTTCATGACCTGTCATGCCGGGCATCATCACATCCAGAAGAATGATGTTCGGCTTTTCGGATTTGGCGAGTTCGATCCCTTTGTAACCGTCCTTCGCAAAATACAACCGATAATCCGCGCTCAGGATCTGTTTCAACACCTGAAGATTCGCCGCTTCGTCGTCTATGATCAGAATTTTGGCCTGTGAATTCGTAACTATGCTCATTTAACTTTCAATTCCCGGAATATTCAAAAAAGATGAAAATTCAAATAACCTCGACCGCGCCTCTTCGAATTCGAACTGATTGACGTTGGAAAGGAATCTTTCGATCCACTCCTCCTCCACTTTTCCGGTGATCAAGGTCAACAGTTCGTTGATATGCGATTCTTCGATCGTTCCTCTTTGAAACGCGTTTAGAATTTCCGGGAACAGAATTTTGATTCTTTCCTTATCGGATTCGCTGGGCGAGATCAACGCGGAAACTTTCGTTTCTTTCTTGGAACCGGAAACCCCGTTCAGCTGAAGAACCGAAGCGAGTTCGCTTAACAATTCGGGGAGATCGATCGGCTTTGCGACGAACCCGTCCATCCCCGCCTCTTTCGCCGCGTCCCGATCCTCCTGAAACACGCTCGCGGTCAAAGCGATGATCGGAGTTCTTTTTACGTTCTCCTGCATTTCATGAAAGCGGATGATTCTTGCGGTTTCCAAACCGTCGATCCCCGGCATTTGGACGTCCATAAAGATCACGTCGAAGGTTTCTTCCGAGTATTTGCGGACCGCGTCCTCTCCTCTATAAACGACGGAAACGGTATGACCTTCTTTCGTTAAAAGAAGTTTGAGGAGTTCCGTGTTCTTTTCCATGTCGTCCACGACGAGAATCTTGAGTTTCGGATATTGATAATCGAACAGCTTTTCCTTGTGCGAATCGATCCTCGTATTGGGAACCAAAGGAAGCCGAACGTGGAATACGCTTCCTTTTCCGAACTCGCTTTCCACCCAGATCTCGCCCTTCATCAGATCCGTTAATTGTTTACAAATCGTCGTTCCCAATCCGGTCCCGCCGTAACGTCTCGTGGTCGAAATGTCCGCTTGCGTAAACGGATCGAAGATCTTATCCAGTCTGTCGGCCCGGATTCCGATTCCGGTATCCTTTACGGAAAAATGTATATAAGAATCCTCTAAATCGATTCGGAAAACGACCTTGCCTATATCGGTGAACTTGATTGCGTTCCCGATCAGGTTGGTGAGAATCTGACGGATTCTCAAGGAATCTCCGATGAAAAATTCGTTCAGATTCGGATCGCGGATCACTTCGAACTCGAGATTCTTCTTGCGCGCGTTTAAACCGAAGATGGATTTCAATTCGCTTATCAATTTAAAAAGAGAGAACGTGTTGTTTTCCAGTTCCACCGCGCCTTTTTCGAGTTTGGCGGTGTTGAGAATGTCGTTTAACAAACGCAACAGGGATTTGGCGGAGCCTTTGATGATTTCAAGATGACTGACTTGATCCTTCTTCAATTCTCCCGAAAGAAGGACTTCCGTAAAGCCGATGATCGAATTCATAGGAGTTCTGATCTCATGACTCATGTTGGCGAGAAAGGAAGTTTTCGTAAGCGCGGCGAGTTCCGCTTTTTCCATGGATCTTCGTAGTTCTTCCTCCATGTTTCTTCGTTCGGTGATGTCCAAAATCACGCCGTCTAAAAAGAGGACTTCCCCGTTGCCTCCGAAGATGGCGCTGCCGTGGCCCCAGCACCATTTGACGTTTCCGTTTTTATCGAGGATACGGTATTCTAAAACGAAGGCCTTTTTCTTTTCGACCGCTTCCTGCACGATCTCGCCGATGCGTTCGCGGTCTTCCGGAACGATCAAATCGACGAAGTATCGTTTCGGATTCGGTTCCATAAAATCGCTGACCGGATAACCGGTTAACGTTTCCACCGCTTCGCTCAAAAAGACGATGGTCCATTTATCGTTCAATAAACAACGATACGTGACGCCTGGAATGTTTTCGATGAGGGAACGTTTTTGAAGTTCGCTTTGTTTCAGAGCGGTCTCGATCATCTTCTGTTCGCTGATGTCCGTGACGAAGCAGACGAGAATATCCTCGTTCGGAAGTTTCGCATAACCTACCGCGAGACGGATCGGGAAACGTCCACCGCTCTTTGTGAACCCGAAAGACTCCTGCCCCGTGCCGATGAATTTTCCGAGAAGTCGCTTATCAATCCAGTCTTCCTCTTTGTTTCCGAGCGCTTCCGGAATGAGAAGCTGGATGTTCTTACCGATCACTTCTTCGCTTTGGTAACCGAAGATCTTTTCGGCGGAATTGTTGAAATCGAGAATGCGGCCTTCCCTGTTGAGAGTAAACACTCCGTCGACAGCGGTCGTAACGATCGCTCTCATTCGGGTTTCGCTCGTGCGGAGGTTGTTGACCAGTTTTCTATAACGAATGAACGCATTTACAGCAAACGTAAACGCGGTGAACGTAATCGTAGTGATTGAAACGGCCAACGCCAAAAAAGTAGGATTGGAAGATCCGGTGGTAAAAGAAGCGTCCGGAGTTCCGATGAATCGCGCAGCGAACATTCCCGTATAATGCATACCGGAAATCGCAAGCCCCATCACGGAACCAGCGAACAACGTGGTAACATTTCGGCTTAATTTTAAATTGGATAAACCGAAACGGACCCAAAGGGAAAGAATCGCGAGAATCACCGCGACTAAGATTGAAAGTGAGAAGAACACTGGATCGTAACGCAGTAAAACATCGGTTCTCATCGCGG from Leptospira yasudae includes these protein-coding regions:
- a CDS encoding MHYT domain-containing protein gives rise to the protein MTLIQNFFLFDKSAPFLPSSYDPALIVLSVLVSIFSSSIALQMVGQIGPESSSKGSKFLILFAGSLALGCGVWAMHFIGMLSFQLCTTVSYDKTLTIVSMIPSFVASMIALAYVARPKIHWVELVVGGVLVGSGIGAMHYTGMAAMRTDVLLRYDPVFFSLSILVAVILAILSLWVRFGLSNLKLSRNVTTLFAGSVMGLAISGMHYTGMFAARFIGTPDASFTTGSSNPTFLALAVSITTITFTAFTFAVNAFIRYRKLVNNLRTSETRMRAIVTTAVDGVFTLNREGRILDFNNSAEKIFGYQSEEVIGKNIQLLIPEALGNKEEDWIDKRLLGKFIGTGQESFGFTKSGGRFPIRLAVGYAKLPNEDILVCFVTDISEQKMIETALKQSELQKRSLIENIPGVTYRCLLNDKWTIVFLSEAVETLTGYPVSDFMEPNPKRYFVDLIVPEDRERIGEIVQEAVEKKKAFVLEYRILDKNGNVKWCWGHGSAIFGGNGEVLFLDGVILDITERRNMEEELRRSMEKAELAALTKTSFLANMSHEIRTPMNSIIGFTEVLLSGELKKDQVSHLEIIKGSAKSLLRLLNDILNTAKLEKGAVELENNTFSLFKLISELKSIFGLNARKKNLEFEVIRDPNLNEFFIGDSLRIRQILTNLIGNAIKFTDIGKVVFRIDLEDSYIHFSVKDTGIGIRADRLDKIFDPFTQADISTTRRYGGTGLGTTICKQLTDLMKGEIWVESEFGKGSVFHVRLPLVPNTRIDSHKEKLFDYQYPKLKILVVDDMEKNTELLKLLLTKEGHTVSVVYRGEDAVRKYSEETFDVIFMDVQMPGIDGLETARIIRFHEMQENVKRTPIIALTASVFQEDRDAAKEAGMDGFVAKPIDLPELLSELASVLQLNGVSGSKKETKVSALISPSESDKERIKILFPEILNAFQRGTIEESHINELLTLITGKVEEEWIERFLSNVNQFEFEEARSRLFEFSSFLNIPGIES